gcaaTCTCCAGCTCACACTTGAACTCGCCAGACTCCTCGTCTTTTTGCATTGTCGTGTTGCCGATGGCCTCGATCTTGCTGTCCTTGCCGAACGCGACCTTCACCACCATTTGGTAGTTCGTGGTGTCGTTGTAAAACGCCCACTTGCGCTCCTCGTCGTTCACGATGCGGAACAGCAGCCCGTTGCCGTTGTCCTTGAAGCACTTCACCACGGTGTTGCCGCTGTAGCCGGGCTGGCCGTTCTCGTATTTGATCTCAGACATGATGGTGGGTAGGGGCGTGGGAtaggagggggagggggcgatgaggagagggagggcgatgGGGGTGTGTGGCGGGGATGTCGCTGGTAGAGTGAAAATCCTGAGGAAGCTTCACGATGCGTGTtgtggtgcgtgcgtgttgttCAGAGCACAAACGCGTACGAAGGGGAGCAGGCAGAGGAGACACAAAAACAGCAGCAAGGAGTAACAGGAAGCGGTGCTCGCAGGGAGAGGTCACGCAGCGAGCGCGAGCGTGTCGGCAAGTCCACGATGAACCGCGCACGGGCAACTCCCCTCGGACAGGGTAACGTAGGAAGGGTCGAGGGAGCgagcggcgagagagagagagagagaccagCGATGTCGCATCACCCTCTTTCGCTGTCACTATCGTGAGACGGAGACAGGGAATcagaagagggaggcggaagcggcacagcgcccgcaaaaaaaaaaagggtgcGCACATGTCgatatgcgcgtgtgttaCCTTTCGTTGGACTCCATCcccgcagtggcggcgctcaATTGCGTCATGCGCCTGCCGCATCTCCTCCAAGAGCATCACGGCCGAATAACGCAGCAAAGACAAGTCGTACTCGAACCGGCT
This sequence is a window from Leishmania major strain Friedlin complete genome, chromosome 14. Protein-coding genes within it:
- the SMP-3 gene encoding putative small myristoylated protein-3 encodes the protein MSEIKYENGQPGYSGNTVVKCFKDNGNGLLFRIVNDEERKWAFYNDTTNYQMVVKVAFGKDSKIEAIGNTTMQKDEESGEFKCELEIAPTTTEMFIEGEPNGFKISFEANPIAKA